In one window of Pseudomonas benzenivorans DNA:
- a CDS encoding FHA domain-containing protein yields the protein MLRVHFSDNRQAPIWLTDERFSIGQDSRNDLVLDDAQIAAFHAEVRQDHGYYYLTDYGSQTGTFVNDERIGARYQLRANDRVRLGALELVLLDPAQARPRIETAPRWFLQVIKGEHQGKKFHVHGSMTFGRSVKCELSFSDPELSRRHCEFFLKDDVLEVKDLASANGVLVNQQKVSTAVLQPGDQVKMGSVSLLVIGPKVTVAPVEDEDATQFVRAIDLPKPLTSKPAVPRAASLNPLRAVAQAKAAETPVEPLGAKQHGLSSTALVLLVLLLVGVAAALAAKALL from the coding sequence ATGCTCAGAGTCCACTTCAGCGACAACCGCCAGGCGCCCATCTGGCTGACGGATGAGCGCTTCAGCATCGGCCAGGACAGCCGCAACGACCTGGTGCTGGACGACGCCCAGATCGCCGCTTTCCATGCCGAAGTGCGCCAGGACCATGGCTACTACTACCTCACCGACTACGGCAGCCAGACCGGCACCTTCGTCAACGACGAGCGTATCGGCGCGCGCTACCAGCTGCGGGCCAACGACCGGGTGCGCCTGGGCGCCCTGGAGCTGGTGCTGCTCGACCCGGCGCAGGCTCGGCCCCGGATCGAAACGGCGCCGCGCTGGTTCCTCCAGGTGATCAAGGGCGAGCACCAGGGCAAGAAGTTTCATGTCCACGGCTCCATGACCTTCGGCCGCTCGGTCAAGTGCGAACTGAGCTTCAGCGACCCGGAGCTGTCGCGCCGGCACTGCGAGTTCTTCCTCAAGGACGACGTGCTGGAGGTCAAGGACCTGGCCTCGGCCAACGGGGTACTGGTCAACCAGCAGAAGGTGTCGACGGCGGTGCTGCAGCCCGGCGACCAGGTGAAGATGGGCTCGGTGAGCCTGCTGGTGATCGGCCCCAAGGTCACGGTGGCGCCGGTCGAGGACGAGGATGCCACCCAGTTCGTGCGTGCCATCGATCTGCCCAAGCCGCTCACGAGCAAGCCCGCAGTGCCTCGGGCCGCGAGCCTCAACCCATTGCGTGCGGTGGCCCAGGCCAAGGCCGCCGAGACGCCCGTCGAGCCGCTCGGGGCGAAACAGCACGGGCTGTCCTCGACCGCTCTGGTGTTGCTGGTGCTCCTGCTGGTCGGGGTGGCCGCGGCCCTGGCTGCCAAGGCCCTGCTCTAG
- a CDS encoding PP2C family protein-serine/threonine phosphatase, which yields MSMTSNQQPLVYAAATDVGLVRGHNEDALLCCPELGLWAVADGMGGHRRGEVASALALQALAAACTAGEDLSAAVHAANAAVLAAAEADAECRGMGTTLVAVRFSDSDFQIAWVGDSRAYRVDATAIERLSHDHSWVQAMIDAGQMSEAEARCHPQRGVIFQCLGREDQSLEIGLARGRLRAHELLLLCSDGLSGELDDGQIQQQCATAATLDELVATLIAQANGQGGHDNISCIVLGCAPTEPGQALATTEPRGLLSRLFKPLKS from the coding sequence ATGTCGATGACCAGCAACCAACAGCCCCTGGTATATGCGGCGGCCACCGATGTCGGCCTGGTGCGCGGGCACAACGAGGACGCCCTGCTCTGTTGTCCGGAACTGGGCCTGTGGGCCGTCGCCGACGGCATGGGCGGGCATAGGCGGGGCGAGGTGGCCAGCGCCCTGGCGCTGCAGGCGCTGGCTGCGGCCTGTACGGCGGGCGAGGATTTGAGCGCCGCGGTGCATGCGGCCAATGCCGCCGTGCTGGCCGCCGCCGAGGCCGATGCCGAATGCCGTGGCATGGGCACCACGCTGGTCGCCGTGCGTTTCAGCGATAGCGATTTCCAGATCGCCTGGGTTGGCGACAGTCGCGCCTATCGCGTCGACGCCACCGCCATCGAGCGCCTGAGCCACGACCACAGCTGGGTCCAGGCGATGATCGACGCCGGCCAGATGAGCGAGGCCGAGGCGCGCTGCCATCCCCAGCGCGGGGTGATCTTCCAGTGCCTGGGACGTGAGGACCAGAGCCTGGAGATCGGCCTGGCGCGGGGGCGGCTGCGTGCGCACGAGCTGCTGCTGCTGTGCAGCGACGGCCTGAGCGGTGAGCTGGACGACGGGCAGATCCAGCAGCAGTGCGCCACCGCGGCTACCCTGGACGAACTGGTGGCGACCTTGATCGCTCAGGCCAACGGTCAAGGGGGCCATGACAATATTTCCTGCATCGTGCTGGGCTGCGCGCCGACCGAGCCGGGCCAAGCGCTTGCGACCACGGAGCCGCGCGGTTTGCTCAGCCGGCTGTTCAAACCGTTGAAAAGCTGA
- a CDS encoding GGDEF domain-containing protein translates to MSKLIPQLLKRLRQDFQLSIITLMGLFGILAISPYALYRLEEGNYLVSLADTVIVLSTILAVLYAWRSGDTVKPGVFLSAVFSTGATLIAINLGVNGLFWIYPLILFNFFMVSPGKAMIAMLLVLTALVGHALLVPGTVFESNYQMVSFLVTGLMASVLTYIFAFRTRSQRDQLQLLASQDPLTGARNRREMNKELRIAVSTHRRHGNSYGVLVMDLDHFKQINDRFGHPAGDQVLVDFVELIQQSSRQENRLFRFGGEEFLLLLPNTDEAGLRAAAAHLQDQVRARLRGPGGPVTMSVGGAILRDGEPWDGWLQRADQYLYRAKHAGRNLSIVEAEASFPLA, encoded by the coding sequence ATGTCCAAGCTCATCCCGCAGCTGCTCAAGCGCCTGCGCCAAGACTTCCAGCTATCCATCATCACCCTGATGGGGTTGTTCGGCATCCTGGCCATCTCGCCCTACGCCCTGTACCGGCTGGAAGAAGGCAACTATCTGGTCAGCCTCGCCGACACCGTCATCGTGCTGTCGACCATACTCGCCGTGCTCTACGCCTGGCGCAGCGGCGACACGGTGAAGCCGGGGGTCTTCCTCTCGGCGGTCTTCTCCACCGGCGCCACGCTGATCGCCATCAACCTCGGCGTCAACGGCCTGTTCTGGATCTATCCGCTGATCCTCTTCAACTTCTTCATGGTCTCCCCCGGCAAGGCCATGATCGCCATGTTGCTGGTGCTGACAGCCCTGGTCGGCCATGCGTTGCTGGTGCCCGGCACGGTGTTCGAGAGCAACTACCAGATGGTCTCCTTCCTGGTCACCGGCCTGATGGCCAGCGTACTGACCTACATCTTCGCCTTTCGCACCCGCAGCCAGCGCGATCAGCTGCAGCTCCTGGCGAGTCAGGACCCGCTGACCGGCGCGCGCAATCGGCGAGAGATGAACAAGGAGCTGCGGATCGCCGTGTCCACCCACCGCCGCCACGGCAACAGCTACGGCGTGCTGGTGATGGACCTGGATCACTTCAAGCAGATCAACGACAGGTTCGGTCACCCCGCCGGCGACCAGGTGCTGGTGGACTTCGTCGAGCTGATCCAGCAGTCCTCGCGCCAGGAGAATCGTCTGTTCCGCTTCGGCGGCGAAGAGTTCCTCCTGCTGCTGCCCAATACCGACGAGGCGGGCCTGCGCGCCGCCGCCGCCCACCTGCAAGACCAGGTCAGGGCGCGGCTGCGCGGGCCGGGCGGGCCGGTGACCATGTCGGTGGGCGGGGCCATCCTGCGCGACGGCGAACCCTGGGACGGTTGGTTGCAACGGGCCGACCAGTACCTGTACCGGGCGAAACACGCCGGGCGCAATCTCAGCATCGTCGAGGCAGAAGCCAGCTTCCCGCTCGCCTAG
- a CDS encoding serine/threonine-protein kinase yields the protein MTEDLLEIPGYRVHGRLGKGGMAEVYLATQLSLQRKVAVKVLLSSADQAFGQRFIKEGHLLASLHHPSIITIHDIDRLADGRHYLAMEFVPGGDLAQYKGQRFAPAQALRIVRQIASALAVVHDSGLVHRDIKPANILFRDDGTAVLSDFGVAKQVTFDQDLTQAGIAVGSPAYSSPEQAQCQPLDARSDIYSLGVILLEMLSGDNPFRGANYTQTVMNHLQMEPPSLPSPLQPYQWLLARMLAKDPDERFADCRVLLASLEEVAQESGDSSLSAPLVRPDRGRRGAPMDAWRKHLAWAVLGMLLLAGASGAGYYGYRQVQLGDYLARAEQRLGEGRLQEPAQDNADYWFRQALALDEDNAQALDGLQRVLQARIAGYLALADERIAENRLLLPEDDSATFYFRRVLAWEPDNLLALAGLSRVVQRFIEQSERAYDRREHALALEYIKHGLEVEPANETLLKLYDNHERRVRLAQAPRRQTTSGAGRRDGQNPIKRLWNNIFNP from the coding sequence ATGACAGAAGATCTGCTCGAGATACCCGGTTACCGGGTTCATGGCCGCCTCGGCAAGGGCGGCATGGCCGAGGTCTACCTGGCCACCCAGTTGTCGTTGCAGCGCAAGGTCGCGGTGAAGGTGTTGCTCAGCAGCGCGGACCAGGCGTTCGGCCAGCGCTTCATCAAGGAAGGCCACCTGCTGGCCTCGCTGCATCACCCCTCGATCATCACCATCCATGACATCGACCGGCTCGCCGATGGCCGCCACTACCTGGCCATGGAGTTCGTTCCCGGCGGCGACCTGGCCCAGTACAAGGGCCAGCGCTTCGCCCCCGCCCAGGCGCTGCGCATCGTCCGGCAGATCGCCAGCGCCCTGGCCGTGGTCCACGACAGCGGCCTGGTGCACCGCGACATCAAGCCGGCCAACATCCTCTTTCGCGACGACGGCACCGCGGTGCTCAGCGATTTTGGCGTGGCCAAGCAGGTCACGTTCGATCAGGACCTCACCCAGGCCGGCATTGCCGTCGGCAGCCCGGCCTACAGCAGCCCGGAACAGGCGCAATGCCAGCCACTGGATGCGCGCAGCGACATCTACAGCCTCGGGGTGATCCTGCTGGAGATGCTCAGTGGCGATAACCCTTTTCGCGGCGCCAACTACACCCAGACCGTGATGAACCACCTGCAGATGGAGCCGCCGTCGCTGCCGTCTCCGCTGCAGCCCTATCAGTGGCTGCTCGCGCGCATGCTGGCCAAGGACCCGGACGAACGCTTCGCCGATTGCCGGGTGTTGCTGGCGAGCCTGGAGGAAGTGGCCCAAGAATCTGGCGACAGCAGTCTCAGTGCCCCGCTCGTGCGGCCGGACAGAGGCCGCCGCGGCGCGCCCATGGACGCCTGGCGCAAGCACCTGGCCTGGGCCGTGCTCGGCATGCTGCTGCTCGCCGGGGCGAGTGGGGCGGGCTACTACGGCTACCGCCAGGTGCAGTTGGGCGATTACCTGGCCCGCGCCGAGCAACGCCTGGGCGAGGGGCGCCTGCAGGAACCGGCCCAGGACAACGCCGACTACTGGTTCCGCCAGGCCCTGGCCCTGGATGAGGACAACGCCCAGGCCCTGGATGGCCTGCAGCGGGTGTTGCAGGCCCGCATCGCCGGCTACCTGGCGCTGGCCGATGAGCGCATCGCGGAGAACCGCCTGCTGCTGCCCGAGGATGACAGCGCGACCTTCTACTTCCGCCGCGTGCTCGCCTGGGAGCCGGACAACCTGCTCGCCCTGGCTGGCCTCAGCCGCGTGGTGCAGCGCTTCATCGAGCAGAGCGAGCGGGCCTATGACCGGCGCGAACATGCCTTGGCGCTGGAGTACATCAAGCACGGACTGGAAGTGGAGCCGGCCAACGAAACCCTGCTAAAACTCTATGACAACCATGAGCGACGCGTGCGCCTGGCCCAGGCTCCGCGCCGCCAGACGACCTCGGGCGCGGGCCGGCGGGACGGGCAGAACCCGATCAAGCGGCTGTGGAACAACATCTTCAACCCGTGA
- the msrA gene encoding peptide-methionine (S)-S-oxide reductase MsrA has protein sequence MSATYPHRAAFGALAATLLAALLLSACKPGTPAVQQAHAGPATELAPAEQGVAVFAGGCFWCTEADFDKLPGVIATTSGYTGGHVANPSYQQVSAGGTGHTEAVRVEYDPSKTSYAELLEAFWPTIDPLTANAQFCDHGSQYRSAIFYATPEEKALAEASKAALQASGRFDQPIVTELLPATTFYPAEDYHQDYHQKNPLRYTYYRHGCGRDARLEQLWGKQP, from the coding sequence ATGAGCGCGACTTATCCTCACCGCGCCGCTTTCGGCGCCCTGGCCGCAACGCTGCTGGCCGCCTTGCTGCTGAGCGCCTGCAAGCCGGGCACCCCGGCGGTGCAACAGGCGCACGCCGGCCCGGCGACCGAGCTCGCTCCGGCGGAACAGGGCGTGGCGGTGTTCGCCGGCGGCTGCTTCTGGTGCACCGAGGCGGACTTCGACAAGCTGCCCGGGGTGATCGCCACCACCTCCGGCTACACCGGCGGTCACGTGGCCAACCCCAGTTACCAGCAGGTCTCCGCCGGTGGCACCGGGCATACCGAGGCCGTGCGGGTCGAATACGACCCAAGCAAGACCAGCTACGCCGAGCTGCTCGAGGCGTTCTGGCCGACCATCGACCCGCTGACGGCCAACGCCCAGTTCTGCGACCACGGCTCGCAATACCGTAGCGCGATCTTCTACGCCACGCCCGAGGAGAAGGCCCTGGCCGAAGCCTCGAAGGCGGCCCTGCAGGCCTCGGGACGCTTCGACCAACCGATCGTCACCGAGCTACTGCCCGCCACGACCTTCTACCCGGCCGAGGACTATCACCAGGACTACCACCAGAAGAACCCGCTGCGCTACACCTACTACCGCCACGGCTGTGGCCGCGACGCGCGCCTGGAACAGCTCTGGGGCAAGCAGCCCTGA
- the msrB gene encoding peptide-methionine (R)-S-oxide reductase MsrB, with translation MKRRALLQGMVLLPALPLLASQASFSLAETKAAGATVVPLDKAHSAWRELLTPAAYAVLFEEDTERPGSSPLNHEKRPGTYICAACYLPLFDSRHKYESGTGWPSFTQAIEGHTGFKRDFKLIFPRTEYHCARCGGHQGHLFDDGPAPRGERWCNNGVALRFIPEDESLPELRS, from the coding sequence ATGAAACGACGCGCCCTACTCCAAGGCATGGTCCTCCTTCCGGCCTTACCGTTACTGGCCAGCCAGGCCTCTTTCAGCCTGGCCGAAACGAAAGCGGCTGGCGCCACCGTAGTCCCTCTGGACAAAGCACACAGCGCCTGGCGCGAGCTGCTGACGCCGGCCGCCTATGCGGTGCTGTTCGAGGAGGACACCGAACGCCCCGGCAGCAGCCCGCTGAACCATGAGAAGCGCCCCGGCACCTATATCTGCGCCGCCTGCTACCTGCCGCTGTTCGACAGCCGGCACAAGTACGAAAGCGGCACCGGCTGGCCGAGCTTCACCCAGGCCATCGAGGGGCACACGGGCTTCAAGCGCGACTTCAAGCTGATCTTCCCGCGCACCGAATACCACTGTGCCCGCTGCGGTGGCCACCAGGGCCATCTGTTCGACGACGGCCCGGCGCCACGGGGCGAACGCTGGTGCAACAACGGCGTGGCCCTGCGCTTCATTCCTGAAGACGAAAGCCTGCCCGAGCTGAGGAGCTGA